From a region of the Mytilus galloprovincialis chromosome 3, xbMytGall1.hap1.1, whole genome shotgun sequence genome:
- the LOC143069231 gene encoding glycogen phosphorylase-like isoform X2, with protein sequence MVNLGIQSSCDEALYQLGLDIEELEEIEEDAGLGNGGLGRLAACFLDSMATLGLAAYGYGIRYDYGIFAQKIENGWQVEEPDEWLRYGNPWEKARPEYVLPINFYGRVEDNGGKKRWVDTQVVFAMPYDSPIPGYGNNTVNTMRLWSAKASSNFDLKFFNNGEYIQAVCDRNEAENISRVLYPNDNFFEGKELRLKQEYFLVAATLQDIIRRFKSSRFGSRDPIRTSFDSFPDKVAIQLNDTHPSLAIPELLRILVDIEGLPWDKAWEVTVKACAYTNHTVLPEALERWPVHLLEKLLPRHLEIIYYINHLFLQEVAKKFPGDSEKMKRMSLVEEDGEKRVNMAYMAIVGSHAINGVAAIHSQIIKTDTFRDFAEMFPDRFQNKTNGITPRRWLLLCNPGLSDVIAEKIGEEWVTNLYALTGLKKFAKDETFLRTIIKVKQENKMKLAEYIKQEFNITVNTSSIFDIQVKRIHEYKRQLMNCFHMIVLYNRLKKNPSMKFTPRTIMIGGKAAPGYHMAKLIIKLINNVGRTVNNDPIIGDRLKIVYLENYRVSLAEKIIPAADLSEQISTAGTEASGTGNMKFQLNGALTIGTLDGANVEMREEMGDENIFIFGMNVEEVEETKRQGYNAREFYEKNGELKQLLDQINNGYFSPEDPNMFKDIYNNIMYTDRFMLCKDFESYISCQDRVSEVFRDPLEWAKMCLLNIASSGKFSSDRTISEYAKDIWGVEPNDIKLPAPHETPEDFGLDSKAAKK encoded by the exons ATGGTCAATCTTGGAATACAATCATCCTGTGATGAAGCATTATATCAG ttaggATTAGATATAGAAGAACTAGAGGAGATAGAAGAGGATGCTGGTCTGGGTAATGGAGGACTTGGTCGTCTGGCGGCATGTTTCCTTGATTCCATGGCAACACTTGGGCTGGCAGCATATGGTTATGGTATAAGATATGATTATGGTATATTTGCACAGAAAATAGAAAATGGTTGGCAG GTAGAGGAACCAGATGAATGGTTGAGATATGGCAACCCATGGGAGAAAGCTAGACCAGAATATGTACTTCCTATCAACTTCTATGGTAGAGTTGAGGATAATGGGGGAAAGAAAAGATGGGTTGATACACAG GTTGTATTTGCTATGCCATATGACAGTCCTATACCTGGGTATGGTAACAACACTGTCAACACCATGAGATTATGGTCAGCTAAAGCATCCAGCAACTTTGATCTCAAATTCT tcaACAATGGAGAGTATATCCAGGCTGTGTGTGATAGAAATGAAGCAGAAAACATATCTAGAGTTTTATACCCTAATGATAAT TTCTTTGAAGGAAAGGAGTTGAGATTGAAGCAGGAATATTTCCTGGTTGCTGCTACTCTACAGGATATCATACGTAGATTTAAGTCTTCCAGATTTGGTAGCAGAGATCCTATCAGAACTTCATTTGACTCCTTCCCAGATAAG GTTGCTATTCAGTTGAATGATACCCACCCATCTTTAGCCATACCAGAATTACTTAGGATTTTAGTGGATATTGAAGGTCTACCTTGGGACAAAGCATGGGAAGTAACTGTTAAAGCCTGTGCCTATACAAACCATACAGTCTTACCTGAGGCTCTGGAAAGATGGCCAGTTCACTTGTTAGAGAAACTTTTACCCAGACATTTAGAGATCATTTATTATATCAACCATCTGTTCTTACAG GAAGTTGCCAAGAAATTTCCTGGTGACTCTGAAAAAATGAAGAGAATGTCCCTTGTTGAAGAAGATGGAGAGAAAAGGGTTAATATGGCTTACATGGCCATTGTTGGTTCACATGCAATTAATGGTGTAGCTGCGATACATTCTCAAATCATTAAAACTGACAC GTTTAGGGATTTTGCTGAAATGTTCCCAGACCGTTTCCAGAACAAGACCAATGGAATTACTCCTAGAAGATGGTTGTTACTGTGTAACCCAGGATTATCAGATGTAATAGCGGAG AAAATTGGAGAAGAATGGGTAACAAACTTGTATGCATTGACAGGACTGAAGAAATTTGCAAAAGATGAAACATTCCTTAGGACTATTATTAAAGTGAAACAG gaaaacaaaatgaaattggCTGAATATATAAAGCAGGAGTTCAACATTACAGTAAACACCTCATCCATATTTGATATCCAAGTTAAGAGAATCCATGAGTACAAACGTCAACTGATGAATTGTTTCCATATGATTGTCCTGTACAACAGACTGAAGAAGAACCCCAGCATGAAATTCACTCCTAGAACTATCATGATTGGAGGGAAA GCAGCTCCAGGTTACCACATGGCTAAATTAATCATCAAATTGATCAACAACGTAGGACGTACTGTAAACAACGATCCAATCATTGGTGATCGTCTCAAGATTGTCTACCTTGAAAATTACCGTGTATCTCTGGCTGAAAAGATTATACCTGCTGCTGACCTTAGTGAACAGATATCAACTGCTGGAACAGAGGCTTCTGGGACAGGAAACATGAAGTTCCAGTTGAACGGAGCACTGACCATTGGAACTTTAGATGGTGCTAATGTAGAAATGAGGGAGGAGATGGGTGACGAAAACATCTTCATCTTTGGAATGAATGTTGAGGAAGTTGAGGAAACCAAAAGACAAGG GTACAACGCAAGAGAGTTTTATGAGAAGAACGGTGAATTAAAACAGTTGTTAGATCAAATCAACAATGGTTATTTCTCTCCTGAAGATCCAAACATGTTCAAAGATATCTACAACAATATCATGTATACTGATAG GTTTATGTTATGTAAAGACTTTGAATCCTACATAAGTTGCCAGGATAGAGTTAGTGAAGTGTTCAGG GACCCACTGGAATGGGCCAAGATGTGCTTGCTGAACATTGCCTCCTCAGGGAAATTCTCAAGTGATCGTACAATTTCTGAATATGCCAAAGACATCTGGGGAGTAGAACCAAATGATATTAAACTGCCAGCTCCACACGAGACACCAGAAGATTTTGGTTTAGATTCGAAAGCAgctaaaaaataa
- the LOC143069230 gene encoding uncharacterized protein LOC143069230: MAKKMGNEMNKPTSENQKMAADTSSDLNRQAEENQNRVKGLISQLAAATNDENKIIKSFQDANKQLRAQNDKKDAEIKRLQEDKVKTKMKDTLVQKEYNQQTETDKKLQEAKKTIETLEKQSDKKERNYLKTIQDLENKLSESSVDPKIEEGCFIGHHKNLEDQIKHLTIENQDHRDRIDTLERKCLRLQELNSKLEQEKNTLKQQIDSWVAKKHSTVHIQMYAAVNKELCDKMMTELENMLSTQFELNNSIIEIEKYKDPPPDSRVPLIVICINASRLGTDVNQALSHVNRSRTIAVVVLHHKEYHALPRQPSEKMLIGSDYKHIGAIVDIAYLTTKGVYPCDMNEKSLDRLVNFIKVNSQLK, translated from the exons ATGGCTAAAAAGATGGGCAACGAGATGAATAAACCAACCTCAGAAAATCAG aaaatggctgCAGACACAAGCAGCGACTTGAATAGACAAGCAGAAGAAAATCAG AATAGAGTGAAAGGTTTAATTTCACAATTAGCAGCTGCTACCAACGATGAAAACAAGATTATTAAATCATTCCAAGACGCGAACAAACAACTACGTGCACAAAACGATAAGAAGGATGCGGAAATAAAAAGGCTACAGGAAGACAaggttaaaacaaaaatgaaagatacgTTAGTACAGAAAGAATACAACCAGCAGACAGAAACAGATAAGAAATTACAGGAAGCTAAAAAGACCATTGAAACCCTGGAGAAGCAAAgtgataaaaaagaaagaaactatTTAAAAACGATTCAAGACCTTGAAAACAAATTGTCAGAGTCTTCTGTAGATCCTAAGATAGAAGAGGGGTGCTTTATTGGTCATCATAAAAATTTAGaagatcaaataaaacatttaacaataGAAAACCAAGACCATAGAGATCGGATAGATACATTGGAAAGAAAATGTCTGCGTCTCCAGGAACTTAACAGTAAACTCgaacaagaaaaaaacacattaaaacaaCAGATTGATTCTTGGGTTGCCAAGAAACACTCTACAG TACACATTCAGATGTATGCTGCTGTTAACAAGGAACTTTGTGACAAGATGATGACTGAATTAGAAAACATGTTAAGCACGCAGTTTGAACTTAACAATTCTATAATAGAAATTGAGAAATACAAGGATCCTCCCCCAGACAGTAGAGTTCCACTGATAGTTATTTGTATTAACGCATCACGTCTTGGTACAGATGTCAACCAAGCCTTAAGTCATGTTAATC GATCCAGAACTATTGCTGTGGTTGTCTTACACCATAAAGAATATCACGCCTTACCAAGACAACCGAGTGAGAAGATGCTAATAGGAAGCGATTATAAACATATTGGAGCTATAGTGGATATTGCATATCTGACAACAAAAGGAGTATATCCATGTGATATGAACGAAAAATCATTAGATAGACTTGTTAACTTTATAAAGGTTAATTCTCAGTTAAAGTga
- the LOC143069231 gene encoding glycogen phosphorylase, muscle form-like isoform X1, translating into MAAKPQTDHDRRKQISIRGIAPVENVVDLKKAFNRHLHYTIVKDRNVATPRDYYLALAHTIRDHLVGRWIRTQQHYYEKDPKRVYYLSLEFYMGRTLANTMVNLGIQSSCDEALYQLGLDIEELEEIEEDAGLGNGGLGRLAACFLDSMATLGLAAYGYGIRYDYGIFAQKIENGWQVEEPDEWLRYGNPWEKARPEYVLPINFYGRVEDNGGKKRWVDTQVVFAMPYDSPIPGYGNNTVNTMRLWSAKASSNFDLKFFNNGEYIQAVCDRNEAENISRVLYPNDNFFEGKELRLKQEYFLVAATLQDIIRRFKSSRFGSRDPIRTSFDSFPDKVAIQLNDTHPSLAIPELLRILVDIEGLPWDKAWEVTVKACAYTNHTVLPEALERWPVHLLEKLLPRHLEIIYYINHLFLQEVAKKFPGDSEKMKRMSLVEEDGEKRVNMAYMAIVGSHAINGVAAIHSQIIKTDTFRDFAEMFPDRFQNKTNGITPRRWLLLCNPGLSDVIAEKIGEEWVTNLYALTGLKKFAKDETFLRTIIKVKQENKMKLAEYIKQEFNITVNTSSIFDIQVKRIHEYKRQLMNCFHMIVLYNRLKKNPSMKFTPRTIMIGGKAAPGYHMAKLIIKLINNVGRTVNNDPIIGDRLKIVYLENYRVSLAEKIIPAADLSEQISTAGTEASGTGNMKFQLNGALTIGTLDGANVEMREEMGDENIFIFGMNVEEVEETKRQGYNAREFYEKNGELKQLLDQINNGYFSPEDPNMFKDIYNNIMYTDRFMLCKDFESYISCQDRVSEVFRDPLEWAKMCLLNIASSGKFSSDRTISEYAKDIWGVEPNDIKLPAPHETPEDFGLDSKAAKK; encoded by the exons agagTATATTACTTATCTTTGGAGTTCTACATGGGACGTACACTAGCTAACACTATGGTCAATCTTGGAATTCAATCGTCATGTGATGAAGCATTATATCAG ttaggATTAGATATAGAAGAACTAGAGGAGATAGAAGAGGATGCTGGTCTGGGTAATGGAGGACTTGGTCGTCTGGCGGCATGTTTCCTTGATTCCATGGCAACACTTGGGCTGGCAGCATATGGTTATGGTATAAGATATGATTATGGTATATTTGCACAGAAAATAGAAAATGGTTGGCAG GTAGAGGAACCAGATGAATGGTTGAGATATGGCAACCCATGGGAGAAAGCTAGACCAGAATATGTACTTCCTATCAACTTCTATGGTAGAGTTGAGGATAATGGGGGAAAGAAAAGATGGGTTGATACACAG GTTGTATTTGCTATGCCATATGACAGTCCTATACCTGGGTATGGTAACAACACTGTCAACACCATGAGATTATGGTCAGCTAAAGCATCCAGCAACTTTGATCTCAAATTCT tcaACAATGGAGAGTATATCCAGGCTGTGTGTGATAGAAATGAAGCAGAAAACATATCTAGAGTTTTATACCCTAATGATAAT TTCTTTGAAGGAAAGGAGTTGAGATTGAAGCAGGAATATTTCCTGGTTGCTGCTACTCTACAGGATATCATACGTAGATTTAAGTCTTCCAGATTTGGTAGCAGAGATCCTATCAGAACTTCATTTGACTCCTTCCCAGATAAG GTTGCTATTCAGTTGAATGATACCCACCCATCTTTAGCCATACCAGAATTACTTAGGATTTTAGTGGATATTGAAGGTCTACCTTGGGACAAAGCATGGGAAGTAACTGTTAAAGCCTGTGCCTATACAAACCATACAGTCTTACCTGAGGCTCTGGAAAGATGGCCAGTTCACTTGTTAGAGAAACTTTTACCCAGACATTTAGAGATCATTTATTATATCAACCATCTGTTCTTACAG GAAGTTGCCAAGAAATTTCCTGGTGACTCTGAAAAAATGAAGAGAATGTCCCTTGTTGAAGAAGATGGAGAGAAAAGGGTTAATATGGCTTACATGGCCATTGTTGGTTCACATGCAATTAATGGTGTAGCTGCGATACATTCTCAAATCATTAAAACTGACAC GTTTAGGGATTTTGCTGAAATGTTCCCAGACCGTTTCCAGAACAAGACCAATGGAATTACTCCTAGAAGATGGTTGTTACTGTGTAACCCAGGATTATCAGATGTAATAGCGGAG AAAATTGGAGAAGAATGGGTAACAAACTTGTATGCATTGACAGGACTGAAGAAATTTGCAAAAGATGAAACATTCCTTAGGACTATTATTAAAGTGAAACAG gaaaacaaaatgaaattggCTGAATATATAAAGCAGGAGTTCAACATTACAGTAAACACCTCATCCATATTTGATATCCAAGTTAAGAGAATCCATGAGTACAAACGTCAACTGATGAATTGTTTCCATATGATTGTCCTGTACAACAGACTGAAGAAGAACCCCAGCATGAAATTCACTCCTAGAACTATCATGATTGGAGGGAAA GCAGCTCCAGGTTACCACATGGCTAAATTAATCATCAAATTGATCAACAACGTAGGACGTACTGTAAACAACGATCCAATCATTGGTGATCGTCTCAAGATTGTCTACCTTGAAAATTACCGTGTATCTCTGGCTGAAAAGATTATACCTGCTGCTGACCTTAGTGAACAGATATCAACTGCTGGAACAGAGGCTTCTGGGACAGGAAACATGAAGTTCCAGTTGAACGGAGCACTGACCATTGGAACTTTAGATGGTGCTAATGTAGAAATGAGGGAGGAGATGGGTGACGAAAACATCTTCATCTTTGGAATGAATGTTGAGGAAGTTGAGGAAACCAAAAGACAAGG GTACAACGCAAGAGAGTTTTATGAGAAGAACGGTGAATTAAAACAGTTGTTAGATCAAATCAACAATGGTTATTTCTCTCCTGAAGATCCAAACATGTTCAAAGATATCTACAACAATATCATGTATACTGATAG GTTTATGTTATGTAAAGACTTTGAATCCTACATAAGTTGCCAGGATAGAGTTAGTGAAGTGTTCAGG GACCCACTGGAATGGGCCAAGATGTGCTTGCTGAACATTGCCTCCTCAGGGAAATTCTCAAGTGATCGTACAATTTCTGAATATGCCAAAGACATCTGGGGAGTAGAACCAAATGATATTAAACTGCCAGCTCCACACGAGACACCAGAAGATTTTGGTTTAGATTCGAAAGCAgctaaaaaataa